A stretch of Sulfurimonas autotrophica DSM 16294 DNA encodes these proteins:
- a CDS encoding type II secretion system F family protein: MKSIFEYEAVIGSGEVIQGSFAGTKEDFELMLQKKKLLLTSVKETKEKVDNSKFTQDDFLAFIEELYYLTKSGMPIDKAVKVLSQTTKKAAYKRILKTILEELKAGEQLSTALKKALKNENITIDSLAISFISTAEEVGSVTTGLYQLFEYLTFQKKIRSDVKQALAYPFFLIGMSIVVSFLIFFLIIPRFSTIFSADEFAQLPGISYAVLSTGKFLNAHMGEAFAVIGIVIAGLIVFFKKVTISWMSFFYKVPKLSSIIIDLQLTIVYSALSTMLVGGLEIDKALKQLQSVSLLPELKNLLKTALFEIKRGQKLSDVFAMSSIIPTSDIALLYVGESSASLAEVFKSLSIRHSDAFSANVKKILSILEPAVIVGLGVFIAIIVVAIMMAVMSMTDMVG; this comes from the coding sequence ATGAAATCAATTTTTGAGTATGAAGCAGTTATAGGAAGCGGAGAAGTGATTCAGGGTTCTTTTGCGGGCACAAAAGAGGACTTTGAGTTGATGCTTCAAAAAAAGAAGCTCTTACTTACCAGTGTCAAAGAGACAAAAGAAAAAGTCGATAATTCTAAATTTACTCAAGATGACTTTTTAGCATTTATTGAAGAACTTTATTATCTTACAAAATCAGGAATGCCTATAGACAAAGCTGTTAAAGTACTTTCTCAAACAACAAAAAAAGCAGCTTATAAAAGAATTCTAAAAACTATTTTAGAAGAGTTAAAAGCAGGTGAACAACTCTCAACTGCTTTGAAAAAAGCACTTAAAAATGAAAATATCACTATTGATTCGCTTGCTATTAGTTTTATCTCCACAGCAGAGGAAGTCGGTTCAGTTACAACAGGGCTTTATCAACTTTTTGAATATCTGACTTTTCAAAAAAAAATTCGATCAGATGTCAAGCAGGCACTTGCATATCCATTTTTTTTAATCGGTATGAGTATTGTTGTCTCTTTTTTAATTTTTTTCCTTATAATCCCCAGATTCTCAACTATTTTTTCAGCCGATGAATTCGCACAACTTCCGGGTATCTCTTATGCGGTTCTCTCTACAGGTAAATTTTTAAATGCACATATGGGCGAAGCATTTGCAGTTATTGGTATTGTAATCGCCGGACTTATTGTTTTTTTTAAAAAAGTGACAATTTCATGGATGAGTTTCTTTTATAAAGTTCCAAAACTCTCAAGTATTATCATTGATTTACAGCTGACTATCGTTTACAGTGCTTTAAGTACTATGCTTGTAGGAGGACTGGAGATAGACAAAGCTTTAAAACAGCTGCAATCTGTTTCTTTGCTTCCTGAGCTAAAAAATCTGCTCAAAACAGCACTTTTTGAGATAAAAAGAGGACAAAAACTTAGTGATGTATTTGCCATGAGCAGTATTATTCCCACAAGTGACATTGCACTGTTATATGTTGGTGAGAGCAGTGCGTCACTTGCTGAGGTCTTTAAATCACTATCTATAAGACACAGTGATGCTTTTAGTGCAAATGTAAAAAAGATTTTATCCATTTTAGAGCCGGCGGTCATTGTAGGACTTGGAGTGTTTATAGCCATTATTGTTGTTGCTATTATGATGGCGGTTATGAGTATGACAGACATGGTTGGTTAG
- a CDS encoding GspE/PulE family protein, with product MQKFEDILLAQNRCTKEDIEQAYSIRKEYGGQIGNILLNLGSISDIVYVEVLAKQYGFELYKNFHDEKKIISIDGIVSEYFVINNIFPIKEDESSLCVITHDPLQSSVLATIESAVKKQLTVYLATEEELRQVKELYERSDEEDDEDIFEDEVDKLKELASEAPVIKLVNNIFSKAVNAYVSDIHFESYKHGIKVRFRIDGVLQTVDTISNKLKQAVTARLKLISKMNISENRLPQDGRISIKISSQEIDIRSSSVPTAFGESFVLRFLGNDAIDLNIDNMGFHQDNLKLLKEMLKKPNGILLTTGPTGSGKTSTLYAALDYINSDAIKIITVEDPVEYQLDGISQIQVKANIDYTFANALRSILRQDPDVILIGEIRDTETAKIAIQSALTGHLVLSTLHTNSAIGAISRLLDMGMEYFLLKSSIVGLMAQRLARRLCKHCKEPIEITQAQKNAYNIEKLEQYIESAYHPCRAVGCKECNYTGYKGRMPIMEIIPFDDAVIKELDKNKDFKDIQKLGYRTLQDDAIIKFLEGAISLDEVARLV from the coding sequence ATGCAAAAATTTGAAGATATCTTATTAGCGCAAAACAGATGCACAAAAGAGGATATTGAACAAGCCTATAGTATTCGTAAAGAGTATGGTGGACAGATTGGAAACATCCTTTTAAACTTAGGATCTATTTCGGACATAGTTTATGTTGAAGTATTGGCTAAACAGTATGGTTTTGAACTCTATAAAAATTTCCATGATGAAAAAAAAATCATAAGTATAGACGGTATTGTCAGTGAATATTTTGTTATAAACAATATCTTTCCTATAAAAGAAGATGAATCAAGCCTTTGTGTCATTACTCATGACCCGCTTCAGAGTTCTGTACTGGCAACCATTGAATCAGCTGTAAAAAAACAGCTTACCGTTTATCTTGCAACAGAAGAAGAATTGCGTCAAGTTAAAGAGCTTTACGAAAGAAGCGATGAAGAAGATGATGAAGACATCTTTGAAGATGAAGTAGATAAACTTAAAGAACTTGCTTCTGAGGCACCTGTAATCAAATTAGTAAACAATATCTTTTCAAAAGCTGTCAATGCTTATGTCTCTGATATTCATTTTGAATCATACAAACATGGAATTAAAGTTCGTTTTCGTATTGATGGTGTTTTACAAACAGTTGATACTATTTCAAACAAACTTAAACAAGCAGTTACCGCACGATTGAAGCTTATTTCAAAGATGAATATTTCAGAAAACAGACTCCCTCAGGATGGTCGTATCAGTATTAAAATATCTTCGCAAGAGATAGATATTCGTTCATCGTCTGTACCTACCGCATTTGGTGAAAGTTTTGTATTGAGATTTTTAGGCAATGATGCTATTGATTTAAATATTGATAACATGGGGTTTCATCAAGATAACCTCAAACTTTTAAAAGAGATGTTGAAAAAACCTAATGGAATTTTATTGACAACAGGTCCGACAGGAAGCGGTAAGACCTCTACTCTTTATGCTGCACTAGATTACATTAATAGTGATGCTATAAAGATCATAACCGTTGAAGACCCTGTAGAGTACCAACTCGATGGAATTAGCCAAATTCAGGTAAAAGCAAATATAGACTACACTTTTGCAAATGCTCTGCGTTCTATTTTACGCCAAGATCCGGATGTGATTCTCATAGGTGAAATTCGTGATACAGAAACAGCAAAAATAGCTATACAGTCAGCATTAACAGGTCACTTAGTGCTTTCAACTTTACACACCAACTCAGCCATAGGTGCGATTTCAAGACTTTTAGATATGGGAATGGAGTATTTTTTACTTAAATCTTCGATTGTAGGCTTAATGGCACAGAGACTTGCAAGACGACTCTGTAAACATTGTAAAGAACCGATAGAAATAACACAGGCGCAAAAAAATGCTTACAATATTGAAAAACTTGAACAATATATAGAGTCTGCATATCATCCATGCAGGGCAGTCGGTTGTAAAGAGTGCAACTATACAGGCTACAAAGGAAGAATGCCAATTATGGAAATAATTCCATTTGATGATGCCGTTATCAAAGAACTAGATAAAAACAAAGACTTTAAAGATATTCAAAAGCTAGGCTATAGAACACTACAGGATGATGCTATCATTAAGTTTTTAGAGGGTGCTATTTCGCTTGATGAAGTTGCAAGATTAGTATAA
- a CDS encoding prepilin-type N-terminal cleavage/methylation domain-containing protein: MREAFTLIELLVVLVILTLVMAVVIPQGAKMLSSYGHSLTKIKTKQKLSKDKAKAFLQAKDINVTIDKKNYLILKKGVMLENGHDNH, translated from the coding sequence GTGAGAGAGGCTTTTACTCTTATAGAATTACTGGTCGTTTTGGTTATTTTGACTCTAGTGATGGCAGTTGTCATTCCACAGGGAGCTAAAATGCTTTCAAGCTATGGGCATTCACTCACTAAGATAAAGACGAAGCAGAAACTCTCAAAAGATAAAGCAAAAGCTTTTTTACAGGCAAAAGATATAAATGTCACTATAGATAAAAAAAACTATTTGATCTTAAAAAAAGGAGTTATGCTTGAGAACGGCCATGATAACCATTGA
- a CDS encoding type II secretion system protein GspK → MPYMKSREGFALSIVMWIVAALLLGIVLILSLSKDSLTLTKGVQNKLAARLMAQSYLDVLKYYVLTADFDSMKLINDVQSLSYKLPKQIMLDGREYNATKNLTFSMQDASSMLNISYPNAQMIAALASADNQELYYTIQDSIKDWTDKDRETSLNGAEDAYYQKQKTSHYLPRNYPALQSVDELRLIRGVDTLSEKEFDNLKKYIYFSQNGAMTNMALVDADYLSKLLHIDMPTAQQIEKYKYDDYKKFINIIRKNIHYYDEQMGFSLSFHIKIKIEAKVGDAIVYLETFMDFSKNQYRDITTDFYRIY, encoded by the coding sequence ATGCCATATATGAAGAGTAGAGAAGGGTTTGCGCTCTCTATCGTTATGTGGATTGTTGCTGCACTGCTTTTAGGTATTGTGTTGATTTTAAGTCTTTCAAAAGACAGCCTGACGCTTACAAAAGGTGTTCAAAATAAACTAGCAGCACGGCTTATGGCACAAAGTTATCTTGATGTTTTAAAATATTATGTCCTTACTGCTGATTTTGATAGTATGAAACTCATAAACGATGTTCAGAGTTTGTCATATAAACTTCCAAAACAAATAATGTTGGATGGTAGAGAATATAATGCTACTAAAAATTTAACATTTTCTATGCAGGATGCATCTTCTATGCTAAATATTTCATACCCTAATGCGCAGATGATAGCAGCTTTAGCAAGCGCAGATAATCAAGAACTTTACTATACTATCCAAGACTCTATAAAAGACTGGACAGATAAAGATAGAGAAACTAGTCTAAACGGTGCAGAAGATGCATATTACCAAAAACAAAAAACTTCTCACTATCTACCTAGAAATTATCCTGCATTACAGAGTGTTGATGAATTGAGACTTATCAGAGGGGTTGATACTTTAAGTGAAAAAGAATTTGATAACCTCAAAAAATATATCTACTTTTCACAAAATGGTGCAATGACCAATATGGCGCTTGTTGATGCCGACTATTTGTCAAAACTATTGCATATAGATATGCCTACAGCACAGCAGATAGAAAAGTACAAATATGATGATTATAAGAAATTTATAAATATAATACGAAAAAACATTCATTACTATGATGAACAGATGGGCTTTTCACTCTCTTTTCATATAAAAATCAAAATAGAAGCAAAGGTTGGTGATGCGATTGTGTATCTTGAGACATTCATGGATTTTAGTAAAAACCAGTATAGAGACATTACGACGGATTTCTATAGAATTTATTAA
- the cysC gene encoding adenylyl-sulfate kinase — MSNENIVWHEHHVSKKQRAKIKEQKSCILWFTGLSGSGKSTIANAVEVKLNEMGKHTYLLDGDNIRLGLNAGLGFSEEERVENIRRIGEVSKLFVDAGMIVLSAFISPFKQEREKVRKLVKKSEFIEVFIDTPLEVCQSRDPKGLYKKAQKGEIPNFTGISSPYEAPKKAEIHIKTDKILVEESVQIIIEYLQERGYLEC; from the coding sequence ATGTCAAATGAAAATATAGTGTGGCATGAACATCATGTCTCAAAAAAGCAAAGAGCAAAGATAAAAGAACAAAAGTCTTGTATACTTTGGTTTACAGGACTCAGCGGCAGCGGTAAATCTACGATAGCCAATGCAGTGGAAGTAAAATTAAATGAAATGGGTAAACATACCTATCTCTTAGACGGTGATAATATAAGATTAGGACTTAATGCGGGACTTGGTTTTTCAGAGGAAGAGAGAGTTGAAAATATAAGAAGAATCGGCGAAGTAAGCAAACTCTTTGTAGATGCAGGAATGATTGTACTTAGCGCTTTTATTTCACCTTTTAAGCAAGAAAGAGAGAAAGTAAGAAAGCTAGTAAAGAAAAGTGAATTTATAGAAGTGTTTATAGATACTCCGCTTGAAGTGTGTCAAAGCAGAGATCCTAAAGGTTTGTATAAAAAGGCTCAAAAAGGTGAAATTCCAAACTTTACGGGCATATCTTCACCTTATGAAGCACCAAAAAAAGCAGAGATACATATAAAAACAGATAAAATACTTGTTGAAGAATCAGTTCAAATAATTATAGAATATTTACAAGAAAGAGGATATTTGGAGTGTTAA
- a CDS encoding type II secretion system protein, whose product MKKAFTLVEMLVAIVLITLLIGVAIFSFRMQLLTIHKTKTEAINDVLKYNQIKSALESIKYYVVQEYDMLHQPIRKLDYFFSADETHALFMTNNPVYTDKVSLVELSCLNHSLIYKEELLYGNMDYLQPSFSLKNTHKLKIYNDLDKCEFYYINNQGALVRQIAKEIPKEIYLKIKKDEKDISVYSKIEEDDNQTAARTYNAIYEE is encoded by the coding sequence TTGAAAAAAGCTTTTACTTTAGTAGAGATGCTTGTTGCCATTGTCCTGATAACACTTCTCATTGGAGTGGCTATTTTTTCATTTAGGATGCAGCTTTTAACAATTCATAAAACAAAAACAGAGGCCATCAATGATGTTTTAAAATACAATCAAATCAAATCTGCACTTGAGTCAATTAAGTATTATGTAGTACAAGAATATGACATGCTACATCAGCCTATAAGGAAATTAGATTATTTTTTTAGTGCAGATGAAACACATGCGCTTTTTATGACAAACAACCCTGTATATACTGACAAAGTTTCCCTTGTTGAACTCTCTTGTCTCAATCATTCCCTGATCTATAAAGAAGAACTCCTTTATGGTAACATGGATTACCTGCAACCCTCTTTTAGTCTAAAAAATACGCATAAACTAAAAATTTATAATGACTTGGACAAATGCGAATTTTATTATATCAACAACCAAGGAGCTTTGGTACGCCAAATAGCAAAGGAAATACCAAAAGAGATTTATCTAAAAATTAAAAAAGATGAAAAAGACATAAGCGTCTATTCTAAAATAGAAGAGGATGATAATCAAACAGCAGCAAGGACCTACAATGCCATATATGAAGAGTAG
- the gspG gene encoding type II secretion system major pseudopilin GspG: MRKKNQFRKAFTLVELLVVIVIIALLSSLVAPKFFGKLDTAKVKTANTQMQMLSQALDGFRLDVGRYPTTQEGLKILWAKDSSLKNWDGPYLPKAVKEDPWGYPYHYKSPGKNSEPYDLYHLGSDGKEGGNDDAKDVSVWE, encoded by the coding sequence ATGAGAAAAAAAAATCAATTTAGAAAAGCTTTTACACTTGTAGAACTCTTAGTAGTTATTGTTATTATTGCACTACTTTCATCGTTAGTTGCACCAAAGTTTTTTGGTAAGCTAGATACTGCGAAAGTAAAAACAGCAAATACACAGATGCAGATGCTCTCACAAGCTCTTGATGGTTTTCGACTTGATGTTGGACGTTATCCGACAACACAGGAAGGACTTAAAATTTTATGGGCAAAAGACTCATCTTTAAAGAACTGGGATGGGCCTTACCTTCCAAAAGCTGTAAAAGAAGACCCATGGGGATATCCGTATCATTATAAAAGTCCGGGAAAAAATTCAGAGCCTTATGACTTGTATCATTTAGGTTCTGATGGCAAAGAAGGTGGAAACGATGACGCTAAAGATGTCTCAGTGTGGGAATAG
- the cysQ gene encoding 3'(2'),5'-bisphosphate nucleotidase CysQ, translating into MLKDIDLEKIVLIAKEAGDAIMKIYEKDFTIEYKDDKSPLTEADTKANEIICSSLQKLYPNIPIMSEENKQTEYEIRKEWQYYWCVDPIDGTKEFIKKNGEFTVNIALIYKDIPVLGVVYAPAIDEMYKAKKGEGAYKNGKKLPLKTNQHPEKKLHVVASKSHLSKETQEFIDNLKTKEIEQVSKGSSLKLCMVATGEADIYPRLGPTMEWDTAAADAIVREAGKMTFQFENMQPIVYNKENLLNPSFIVK; encoded by the coding sequence GTGTTAAAAGATATTGACTTAGAAAAGATTGTCTTAATTGCTAAAGAAGCAGGTGATGCAATTATGAAAATATATGAAAAAGATTTTACCATAGAGTATAAAGATGATAAATCACCGTTAACAGAGGCTGACACAAAAGCAAATGAAATTATATGTTCTTCTTTACAAAAACTTTACCCAAATATACCGATAATGTCGGAAGAGAATAAACAGACAGAGTATGAGATAAGAAAAGAGTGGCAATACTACTGGTGCGTAGACCCCATAGACGGTACAAAAGAGTTTATAAAGAAAAATGGCGAGTTTACTGTAAATATTGCCTTAATCTATAAAGATATTCCTGTTCTAGGAGTAGTTTATGCTCCTGCTATAGATGAGATGTATAAAGCCAAAAAAGGCGAAGGCGCCTATAAAAATGGGAAAAAACTGCCACTAAAAACCAATCAACATCCAGAAAAAAAACTCCATGTTGTTGCCTCAAAATCACATCTCTCAAAAGAGACACAAGAATTTATTGACAACTTAAAAACAAAAGAAATAGAGCAAGTAAGTAAAGGCAGTTCTTTAAAACTTTGTATGGTAGCAACTGGCGAAGCAGATATATATCCCCGCCTTGGTCCAACAATGGAGTGGGATACGGCAGCGGCAGATGCTATTGTAAGAGAAGCCGGAAAAATGACTTTTCAGTTTGAAAATATGCAGCCAATAGTGTATAATAAAGAAAATTTACTTAACCCATCTTTCATTGTTAAATAA
- the cysC gene encoding adenylyl-sulfate kinase: protein MYKETNRRSIVKGISWRIVATSTTIIIVYVFFGRLDLAIAAGVVETVLKVGLYWAHERVWMKIRWGKKKIEPFNLWFTGLPLSGKTTIADRVYKELEKLHIPIERLDSKDIRDVVPDIGFSREDRNRHMKRVGHLIKTLQNNSISTVASFVSPYTESRKAIRKMVKNNVVVYVKADIESCKQRDYKGVYEKAMKGELQNFSGVNDVYEEPQYAEIVIDTNTISVDEASQTIVKYIKKNYVK, encoded by the coding sequence ATGTATAAAGAGACAAACAGACGCTCAATCGTAAAAGGAATAAGCTGGAGAATAGTGGCAACTTCTACAACAATTATAATAGTGTATGTTTTTTTTGGAAGGTTAGATTTAGCGATTGCCGCAGGCGTAGTGGAAACAGTTTTAAAAGTTGGGCTTTACTGGGCGCATGAGAGAGTTTGGATGAAAATTCGCTGGGGTAAGAAAAAGATAGAACCTTTCAACCTTTGGTTTACAGGTTTGCCGCTCTCAGGAAAAACAACTATTGCAGATAGAGTATATAAAGAGTTGGAAAAACTTCATATCCCAATAGAGAGATTAGACTCAAAAGATATAAGAGATGTTGTTCCAGATATCGGCTTTAGCAGAGAAGACAGGAACAGACATATGAAAAGAGTGGGACACCTTATAAAAACCCTGCAAAACAACTCCATCTCAACAGTAGCTTCGTTTGTCAGTCCTTATACAGAGAGCAGAAAAGCTATAAGAAAGATGGTGAAAAATAATGTAGTAGTATATGTAAAAGCAGATATAGAAAGTTGTAAGCAAAGAGACTACAAAGGTGTATATGAAAAAGCAATGAAAGGGGAACTTCAAAACTTTTCAGGCGTTAATGATGTTTATGAAGAACCGCAGTATGCAGAAATAGTGATAGATACCAATACAATAAGTGTTGATGAAGCATCACAAACAATAGTAAAATATATAAAGAAGAACTATGTCAAATGA
- the cysN gene encoding sulfate adenylyltransferase subunit CysN encodes MSSKNEKIALDIESYLKEHENKDMLRFLTCGSVDDGKSTLIGRMLYDSKMIFDDQLSAAQSESEKYGTTGEKLDMALLVDGLQSEREQGITIDVAYRFFATEKRKFIIADTPGHEQYTRNMVTGASTADVAIILIDARKGILTQTRRHSFIVNLLGIEHVIVAINKMDLVDFSEDVFNEIKQAYSDLANELGIKNTYYIPLSALDGDNVVDKSEKTPWYDGKPLLNLLDTMDISKEIKEENFRLPVQYVNRPNLNFRGFCGTIASGNVKAGDEITVLPSGKTTKVKNIINAGDITEANRSAICNEAYAPMAVTITTEDEIDISRGDMIVHTKNMPRVSNSLKVMLVWMDESSMQVGKTYDIKRATSAMPGVFEHINYKVDVNTYERTQVKKLELNDIASCKMVLTRPIAADKYKENHETGSFIVVDRVTNNTVGAGMIVDVAKREEDSDVKAHREYTKAEKELNRYIRENFPEWNCKTI; translated from the coding sequence ATGAGTTCTAAAAATGAAAAAATAGCTCTCGATATAGAAAGCTATCTCAAAGAGCATGAAAACAAAGATATGCTCCGCTTTTTAACCTGCGGATCCGTAGATGACGGTAAAAGCACATTAATCGGGCGTATGCTTTATGACTCTAAAATGATATTTGACGATCAGCTTAGTGCTGCGCAGAGTGAGAGTGAGAAGTACGGTACAACTGGAGAGAAGTTAGATATGGCTCTGCTTGTTGACGGATTACAGAGTGAAAGAGAGCAGGGCATTACTATTGATGTAGCATACAGATTTTTTGCAACAGAGAAAAGAAAGTTCATTATTGCAGACACTCCAGGACATGAACAGTATACTCGTAATATGGTTACAGGAGCCTCTACGGCTGATGTAGCGATTATACTTATAGATGCACGTAAAGGTATACTCACTCAAACTAGACGTCATAGCTTTATAGTGAATCTATTAGGAATTGAGCATGTAATAGTGGCTATAAACAAGATGGATTTAGTCGATTTTAGTGAAGATGTATTTAATGAGATTAAACAAGCATATTCTGACTTAGCTAATGAGCTTGGCATAAAAAACACATACTATATTCCTTTGAGTGCATTGGATGGTGATAATGTTGTCGATAAAAGTGAAAAAACTCCATGGTACGACGGAAAACCTCTCCTAAATCTACTTGATACTATGGATATATCTAAAGAGATTAAAGAAGAAAATTTTAGACTTCCTGTTCAATATGTAAATCGTCCAAACTTAAACTTTAGAGGTTTTTGCGGAACAATAGCAAGCGGAAATGTAAAAGCGGGTGATGAGATAACAGTACTACCATCCGGAAAAACTACAAAAGTAAAAAATATTATCAATGCCGGAGATATTACAGAAGCTAACAGAAGTGCTATATGTAATGAAGCCTATGCTCCAATGGCGGTAACTATCACTACAGAAGATGAAATTGACATAAGTCGCGGAGATATGATAGTTCACACTAAAAATATGCCGAGAGTCTCAAACTCTCTTAAAGTCATGCTTGTATGGATGGATGAATCTTCTATGCAGGTAGGAAAAACTTATGATATAAAAAGAGCCACTTCGGCAATGCCGGGAGTTTTTGAGCATATAAATTATAAAGTAGATGTAAATACTTATGAGCGAACCCAAGTCAAAAAACTTGAACTTAATGACATAGCATCGTGTAAAATGGTTCTTACTCGACCGATAGCAGCAGATAAGTATAAAGAGAATCATGAGACGGGAAGTTTTATAGTAGTAGACAGAGTTACAAACAATACGGTAGGTGCGGGTATGATAGTCGATGTGGCTAAAAGAGAAGAAGACAGCGATGTAAAAGCTCATAGAGAATATACCAAAGCAGAAAAAGAACTTAACAGATACATAAGAGAAAATTTCCCAGAGTGGAATTGTAAAACAATCTAA